The proteins below come from a single Methanothermobacter sp. genomic window:
- a CDS encoding methanogen output domain 1-containing protein produces MARILVVEDEAIVAMGIRHKLETMGHEVVDTVSTGRDAIRASKIHEPDLVLMDIVLKGEMDGIEAAREIRDSFNIPIIYLTAYADEEMMARAKITEPYGYIVKPFKSSELNANIEMAIYRHRSAMREMELMRKRIISDFYNFILNAMPSPDAERDEIRELLSGIFRDRIISELKPGFESYMEESPYDDPLEAYLAWVADVFENFTIRVGFLEDDENVYVEFENCPWIDDAGKNPGFCLNCEAILKLSWDWSGLPGDFRALEHIADGSERCLFRFRVK; encoded by the coding sequence ATGGCAAGAATTCTTGTTGTTGAGGACGAGGCCATAGTGGCGATGGGTATAAGACACAAACTTGAGACAATGGGCCATGAGGTGGTGGATACCGTCTCAACAGGCAGGGACGCCATAAGGGCAAGTAAGATACATGAACCGGACCTTGTCCTCATGGATATAGTGCTCAAGGGTGAAATGGATGGGATAGAGGCCGCAAGGGAGATAAGGGACAGCTTCAACATCCCCATAATCTACCTCACAGCCTACGCCGATGAGGAGATGATGGCACGTGCGAAGATAACGGAGCCCTACGGGTACATTGTGAAGCCCTTCAAATCATCCGAACTCAACGCCAACATTGAGATGGCTATATACAGGCACAGGTCGGCCATGAGGGAAATGGAGCTAATGAGGAAAAGGATAATCTCCGACTTCTACAATTTCATCCTCAACGCAATGCCCTCACCAGACGCCGAGAGGGATGAGATCAGGGAATTATTATCAGGGATATTCAGGGATAGGATCATATCTGAACTTAAACCTGGATTTGAATCATATATGGAGGAATCCCCCTACGATGACCCCCTTGAGGCATACCTTGCATGGGTTGCAGATGTATTTGAGAACTTCACTATAAGGGTGGGCTTCCTTGAGGATGATGAAAATGTCTACGTTGAATTTGAGAACTGTCCATGGATTGATGATGCAGGGAAGAACCCTGGATTCTGCCTCAACTGTGAGGCCATTCTCAAGCTGAGCTGGGACTGGAGCGGACTTCCTGGTGATTTCAGGGCACTTGAACACATTGCAGATGGATCAGAGAGGTGCCTCTTCAGGTTCAGGGTTAAATAA
- a CDS encoding histidine kinase dimerization/phosphoacceptor domain -containing protein — MSEKVKVLILEDVPLDAELAIRELKRYGIEFDHLTVDSEDSFRRALEEFKPDIILADHALPNFDGASALRIVRKRYDIPFIFVSGKIGEEFAVEMLKAGATDYVLKNNLSKLPLAFRRALQEAEEERKIREAQRALEESERKYRALFEKSGNPIFICSLDGTILDVNPAAAGFLKSFAEDITGRNISEWISEEDFRRIMGECEGGHIKFTVGLRGRTLDVSVTSVEVDDKKLIYLMGKDITAQKRIEKELKASKEEYRVIFENTGTLTVICGSDMVIELVNSAFERFSGYSKVEIQGYMKLTDFVDPSDAGRIEAYHRLMSVNPDAIPKNFEVTLRNRRGEERNFFATTVTIPGSGKCLLSLMDITHKKSVEKRLRESLREKELLLREIHHRVKNNLQIISTLLMLQASITGDPRLRELYMDSQHRIEAISLIHEKLYESRDLSRVNLRDYIKTLLSDLLDSYGADRSEIDVRIRVDDVMLNIETAIPCGLIINELVTNSIKYAFPDDGGEITVEVHKNGDLYTLIVSDNGVGLPEALDLENTGTLGLSIVKNLVDQINGELKIERPARFTVKFREVEYSKRF; from the coding sequence ATGTCAGAGAAGGTTAAGGTGCTGATCCTTGAGGATGTCCCCCTTGATGCTGAACTGGCCATAAGGGAACTCAAGAGATACGGTATAGAATTTGATCATCTAACAGTTGACAGTGAGGACTCCTTCAGAAGAGCTCTTGAGGAATTCAAGCCGGACATCATACTGGCTGACCATGCGCTCCCAAACTTTGATGGTGCATCAGCCCTGAGAATAGTGAGGAAGAGATACGATATCCCATTCATATTTGTGAGTGGGAAGATTGGGGAGGAATTTGCCGTTGAGATGCTGAAGGCAGGGGCAACAGATTACGTACTCAAAAATAACCTTTCAAAATTACCCCTCGCTTTCAGGAGGGCCCTTCAGGAGGCAGAGGAGGAAAGAAAGATTCGAGAGGCTCAGAGGGCCCTTGAAGAGAGTGAAAGAAAATACAGGGCCCTCTTTGAGAAATCGGGTAACCCCATATTTATATGTTCACTAGACGGGACAATACTTGATGTTAACCCTGCCGCTGCGGGATTCCTGAAATCATTTGCTGAGGATATAACCGGTAGAAACATCAGTGAATGGATCAGTGAGGAGGACTTCAGAAGGATCATGGGAGAGTGCGAGGGTGGCCATATTAAGTTCACAGTGGGTCTTCGGGGCCGCACCCTTGACGTATCTGTAACATCGGTTGAGGTGGATGATAAGAAACTTATATACCTGATGGGGAAGGATATCACAGCCCAGAAAAGAATTGAAAAGGAACTTAAAGCCAGCAAGGAAGAGTACAGGGTGATATTCGAGAATACGGGTACCCTCACAGTTATATGTGGCAGTGATATGGTGATAGAGCTTGTAAACAGTGCCTTTGAAAGGTTTTCTGGTTACAGCAAGGTGGAAATACAGGGATACATGAAGCTCACCGACTTTGTGGACCCCTCTGATGCCGGTCGTATAGAGGCCTACCACAGGTTAATGTCAGTTAACCCTGATGCTATACCGAAGAACTTTGAGGTCACACTCAGAAACAGGAGGGGTGAGGAGAGGAACTTCTTTGCAACGACTGTCACCATCCCTGGGAGCGGAAAGTGTCTCCTCTCCCTCATGGATATAACCCATAAGAAGTCGGTTGAGAAGCGCCTTCGAGAATCCCTCAGGGAGAAGGAGCTGCTCCTCAGGGAGATACACCACAGGGTCAAGAACAACCTCCAGATAATCTCAACCCTCCTGATGCTGCAGGCGTCCATCACGGGGGACCCCCGCTTGAGGGAACTCTACATGGACAGCCAGCACAGGATAGAAGCCATATCACTCATACATGAAAAGCTCTACGAGTCAAGGGACCTATCAAGGGTCAACCTCAGGGACTACATAAAGACACTTCTCAGTGACCTCCTTGACTCATACGGTGCAGATAGAAGTGAAATCGATGTGAGAATCCGCGTGGATGATGTTATGCTTAACATTGAAACAGCAATCCCCTGTGGCCTCATAATAAATGAACTTGTAACCAACAGTATAAAGTACGCATTCCCTGATGATGGAGGCGAGATTACCGTGGAGGTCCACAAGAATGGTGACCTTTACACCCTCATCGTTTCAGACAACGGTGTGGGATTGCCAGAGGCCCTTGACCTTGAGAATACCGGCACCCTGGGTCTAAGTATTGTGAAGAACCTTGTGGATCAGATAAATGGTGAACTCAAGATAGAGAGGCCCGCCAGGTTCACTGTAAAATTCCGTGAGGTTGAGTACAGTAAAAGGTTCTAG
- a CDS encoding response regulator, which yields MTDADILLVEDNSTDAELTIRALKKNNLANKLHWVKDGAEALDYIFARGSYSERDPDNLPKLILLDLRMPKVDGLEVLQEIKRNENTSSIPVVVLTSSKEDRDIVESYKLGVNSYVSKPMEFDEFINAVSTLGFYWMIINQPPE from the coding sequence ATGACAGATGCAGATATACTCCTTGTTGAGGACAACTCGACAGACGCAGAACTAACGATAAGGGCACTGAAGAAAAACAACCTTGCAAACAAGCTCCACTGGGTCAAGGATGGTGCAGAGGCCCTTGACTACATCTTCGCAAGGGGATCCTACTCTGAGAGGGACCCTGATAACCTCCCGAAGCTCATACTCCTTGACCTCAGGATGCCCAAGGTTGATGGCCTTGAGGTTCTCCAGGAGATCAAGAGAAATGAAAATACATCCAGCATCCCGGTGGTGGTTCTGACTTCATCCAAGGAGGACCGGGATATAGTTGAGAGCTACAAGCTGGGGGTTAACAGCTACGTGAGCAAACCCATGGAATTCGATGAATTCATAAACGCGGTTTCAACCCTGGGATTCTACTGGATGATCATAAATCAGCCGCCTGAGTAG
- a CDS encoding ATP-binding protein, with protein MKYPEDLLMMTAAAVMMLSFNWMDGIFLILPLIAVPKLSGRVIKWALFVFAVFTALLIIQPMTRAVGLNISDELFRIVLLMLFTVMIALLIERIEKVRSLRELNRELEKKAVELEDANKELEAFAYSVSHDLRVPLRAIDGFSRILVEDYEDKLDEDGRRVIGIIRDNTKKMGQLIDDILLLSRAGRQEMNPVTLDMRELAESTYRELASQEEGRVIEFSVDDLPPAVADRVLMGQVMGNLLSNAIKFTRDRNPARIEVGYMDGGNEHIYYVRDNGAGFDMKYVGKLFGLFQRLHSQEEFEGTGVGLSIVQRIIKRHGGRVWGEGEVDAGATIYFTLPKAVG; from the coding sequence ATGAAATACCCTGAAGACCTTCTGATGATGACTGCAGCGGCGGTTATGATGTTATCCTTCAACTGGATGGATGGAATTTTCCTGATTTTACCTCTCATAGCAGTCCCAAAACTCTCAGGAAGGGTAATTAAATGGGCTCTTTTTGTTTTTGCAGTATTCACAGCTTTACTCATAATTCAGCCAATGACACGTGCAGTTGGATTAAACATATCAGATGAGCTCTTCAGGATAGTCCTCCTCATGCTCTTCACAGTGATGATCGCACTACTCATTGAGAGGATTGAGAAGGTTCGCTCTCTAAGAGAACTGAACCGTGAACTGGAAAAAAAGGCCGTAGAACTTGAGGATGCCAATAAGGAACTGGAGGCATTTGCCTATTCAGTATCACATGATCTCCGCGTCCCTTTAAGGGCCATCGACGGGTTTTCAAGGATACTAGTCGAGGACTATGAGGATAAACTTGATGAGGATGGTCGCAGGGTCATTGGAATAATCAGGGATAACACGAAGAAGATGGGGCAGCTCATCGATGACATCCTCCTCCTATCAAGGGCTGGAAGGCAGGAGATGAACCCTGTGACTCTGGACATGAGGGAACTTGCAGAGTCGACCTACCGGGAACTTGCCTCACAGGAGGAGGGAAGGGTCATAGAGTTTTCTGTGGATGACCTCCCCCCTGCAGTGGCAGACAGGGTCCTCATGGGGCAGGTGATGGGTAACCTCCTCTCAAACGCCATCAAATTCACAAGGGACAGGAACCCTGCAAGGATTGAGGTGGGATACATGGACGGAGGCAATGAACACATCTACTATGTCAGGGATAACGGGGCAGGCTTTGACATGAAGTATGTGGGGAAACTCTTTGGACTCTTCCAGAGACTCCACAGTCAGGAGGAATTTGAGGGAACCGGTGTGGGCCTCTCAATAGTCCAGAGGATAATAAAGAGGCACGGAGGAAGAGTCTGGGGTGAAGGTGAGGTTGATGCCGGTGCAACAATATACTTCACACTTCCAAAGGCGGTGGGATAA
- the uvrA gene encoding excinuclease ABC subunit UvrA gives MSGKIIIKGAREHNLQNIDLELPRDKFIVITGISGSGKSSLAFDTIYAEGQRRYVESLSAYARQFLGQMKKPEVDYIEGLSPAISIDQKTTRVNPRSTVGTITEIYDYLRLLFARIGKPHCYLCGREIEQQTSTQIVDRIMEDDEGTRIIILAPVVRDRKGEHQRVFERLREQGFVRVRVDGEIRDLDEEFNLDRNRKHSIDVVVDRLAVRKDTEFRKRLADSVETALEMGEGTLRVLYHDTGQERVYSEHFACPECGINFEEISPRMFSFNSPHGACPECNGLGSKLEIDPDLVVPYPERSINEGAIVPWSRSGKKDNYYHQMLRAVAEHYGFSLDTPFGELDEEHRRAVLYGTDEKIQFVFQRKNRTYRVNRRFEGVIPRMERIYMETKSNYMRTYIGKFMSNHACPVCKGSRLRPESLSVTVGGKSIHDVVEMSVSEAHSFFEGLELTGREEYIAREILKEIRERLRFLIDVGLDYLTLSRSSGTLSGGEAQRIRLATQIGSGLVGVLYILDEPSIGLHQRDNMRLIETLKRLRDLGNTLIVVEHDEETILSADHVVDIGPGAGEHGGHVVAEGTPQEIMEDLASLTGAYLSGRETIPVPKFRRGHSGKYLTVRGARANNLKDIDVRIPLGVFTCVTGVSGSGKSTLVNEILYRGVYERLHNKHMNAGEHTDIEGLEHIDKVVMIDQSPIGRTPRSNPATYTGVFTHIRELFAQTPEAKKRGYRPGRFSFNVKGGRCEACSGDGIIKIEMHFLADVYVPCEVCKGRRYNEETLEVRYRGKNIAEVLDMTVEEALEFFESIPQVRKKLQTLYDVGLGYIKLGQPATTLSGGEAQRVKLAKELGRKSTGKTLYILDEPTTGLHFDDIKKLLNVLGRLVDAGNTAVVIEHNLDVIKSADHIIDLGPEGGDRGGLVVAEGTPEEVANSGTHTGRFLRDVLSGVQNERVPVGQDTGK, from the coding sequence ATGAGTGGAAAGATAATTATTAAGGGTGCAAGGGAACACAACCTCCAGAACATTGACCTTGAACTCCCAAGGGATAAATTCATAGTCATAACAGGTATAAGCGGGTCAGGGAAGTCCTCGCTGGCCTTTGACACCATATACGCTGAGGGCCAGCGGCGATACGTTGAGTCCCTCTCAGCCTATGCAAGGCAGTTCCTGGGGCAGATGAAGAAGCCCGAGGTGGACTACATAGAGGGCCTCTCCCCTGCAATATCCATAGACCAGAAGACCACAAGGGTCAACCCCCGTTCAACAGTGGGGACCATAACAGAGATCTACGACTACCTCCGGCTCCTATTTGCAAGGATAGGTAAACCCCACTGCTACCTCTGCGGAAGGGAGATAGAGCAGCAGACATCAACCCAGATAGTGGACCGTATAATGGAGGACGATGAGGGCACAAGGATCATAATACTGGCACCGGTGGTGAGGGACAGGAAGGGCGAGCACCAGAGGGTTTTTGAGAGACTAAGGGAACAGGGATTCGTAAGGGTCAGGGTTGATGGTGAAATAAGGGACCTTGACGAGGAATTCAACCTTGACAGAAACCGGAAACACTCGATCGATGTGGTGGTGGACCGCCTTGCTGTTAGAAAGGACACTGAATTCAGGAAGAGGCTCGCAGACTCCGTTGAAACCGCCCTGGAGATGGGCGAGGGTACACTCAGGGTCCTCTACCATGACACAGGCCAGGAGAGGGTCTACAGTGAACACTTCGCCTGCCCTGAATGCGGCATAAACTTTGAGGAGATAAGCCCAAGAATGTTCTCATTCAACAGCCCCCATGGAGCATGTCCAGAGTGCAATGGGCTTGGAAGCAAACTTGAGATAGACCCTGACCTCGTGGTACCCTACCCTGAGCGCTCCATAAATGAGGGGGCCATAGTCCCCTGGAGCAGGTCAGGTAAGAAGGACAACTACTACCACCAGATGCTGAGGGCTGTGGCAGAGCACTACGGCTTCAGCCTGGACACACCCTTCGGTGAACTGGACGAGGAACACAGGAGGGCAGTCCTCTACGGGACAGACGAGAAGATCCAGTTCGTATTTCAGCGTAAAAACAGAACCTACCGTGTTAACAGGCGCTTTGAGGGTGTTATACCCAGGATGGAAAGGATCTACATGGAGACCAAGTCCAACTACATGAGGACCTACATAGGTAAATTCATGAGCAACCATGCATGCCCGGTCTGTAAGGGGAGCAGGTTGAGACCGGAGAGCCTCTCGGTCACGGTGGGTGGAAAATCAATACATGATGTTGTTGAAATGTCAGTGAGCGAGGCCCACAGCTTCTTTGAGGGCCTTGAACTCACCGGGAGGGAGGAGTACATCGCAAGGGAGATTCTCAAGGAGATACGTGAGAGGCTACGGTTTCTGATTGACGTGGGTCTTGACTATCTGACACTTTCAAGGTCCTCAGGCACACTCTCAGGTGGCGAGGCCCAGAGGATAAGGCTTGCAACCCAGATTGGATCGGGCCTCGTGGGGGTCCTATACATCCTGGACGAGCCCAGCATAGGCCTCCACCAGCGGGATAACATGAGACTGATTGAGACACTCAAGAGGCTCAGGGACCTGGGGAACACCCTGATAGTGGTTGAACACGATGAGGAAACCATACTCTCGGCTGACCACGTTGTTGACATTGGACCCGGTGCCGGGGAACACGGTGGACACGTGGTTGCAGAGGGGACACCCCAGGAGATAATGGAGGACCTGGCATCCCTCACAGGGGCATATCTGTCGGGCCGGGAAACAATACCTGTACCCAAATTCAGGAGGGGCCATTCAGGGAAGTACCTGACGGTGAGGGGGGCCAGGGCCAACAACCTTAAGGATATCGATGTGAGAATCCCACTGGGTGTCTTCACCTGCGTCACCGGCGTATCAGGTTCAGGTAAGAGTACACTGGTCAACGAGATACTCTACAGGGGAGTCTATGAGAGGCTACACAATAAGCACATGAATGCAGGTGAGCATACCGACATCGAGGGCCTTGAGCACATCGACAAGGTTGTGATGATAGACCAGTCACCAATCGGGAGGACACCACGATCAAACCCCGCCACCTATACGGGGGTATTCACCCATATAAGGGAACTCTTTGCCCAGACCCCCGAGGCAAAGAAGAGGGGCTACAGGCCAGGCAGATTCAGTTTCAACGTTAAGGGGGGCCGCTGTGAGGCCTGCAGTGGTGATGGGATAATCAAGATAGAGATGCACTTCCTTGCAGATGTCTATGTCCCATGTGAGGTCTGCAAGGGTAGAAGGTACAATGAGGAGACCCTTGAGGTAAGATACAGGGGTAAGAACATCGCAGAGGTCCTTGATATGACCGTTGAGGAGGCTCTTGAGTTCTTTGAGAGCATACCCCAGGTGAGGAAGAAACTGCAGACACTCTATGACGTGGGCCTTGGCTACATAAAGCTGGGGCAGCCAGCCACCACACTCTCAGGTGGTGAGGCCCAGAGGGTCAAACTGGCGAAGGAACTTGGGAGGAAGAGCACAGGAAAGACGCTCTACATCCTTGATGAGCCAACCACCGGACTCCACTTCGATGACATCAAGAAACTCCTCAATGTCCTGGGAAGGCTTGTGGATGCAGGTAACACAGCTGTTGTGATAGAACACAACCTGGACGTTATAAAGTCTGCGGACCACATCATAGACCTTGGACCCGAGGGCGGTGACAGGGGGGGCCTTGTGGTTGCTGAGGGTACACCAGAGGAGGTTGCTAACTCAGGAACGCACACAGGACGGTTCCTCAGGGACGTCCTCAGCGGGGTGCAGAATGAGAGGGTCCCCGTGGGACAGGACACCGGAAAGTAG
- the uvrB gene encoding excinuclease ABC subunit UvrB, whose product MMKFKLVSDYRPLGDQPKAIRSLVEGINSGMREQTLLGVTGSGKTFTIANVIEEVQKPTLVISHNKTLAAQLYEEFRDFFPDNAVEYFVSYYDFYQPEAYIPQTDTYIDKEASINDEIDRMRHSATQALLSRDDVIVVSSVSCIYGIGAPADYGEFTLHLEVGSTIGREEILSSLVSMQYERNDVEFDRGQFRVRGDTIEINPIHGTPPIRIELFGDEVDSISTVHRVTGKRLQKLDRITVFPAKHFVIPEDRLQRAIESIEEELEDRLRELRAQNKLLEAQRLEQRTRFDMEMLREMGYCQGIENYSMHLSGRRWGEKPNTLLDYFPDDFLTVIDESHVTVPQIRGMYNGDRARKETLVEYGFRLPSAKENRPLRFDEFQESINQVIYVSATPGKYELSRSQNIVEQIIRPTGLVDPEVRIRPVKGQVDDLLSEIRRRVDLGQRVLVTTLTKRMAEDLTDYYSRVGVRVRYLHSEIDTLERIEIIDDLRRGEFDCLVGVNLLREGLDLPEVSLVAILDADREGFLRSETSLIQTIGRAARNVNGQVLIYADRLTDAVKAAVETTNRRRKLQMEYNRRHGIKPRSTRRTLREKKEKEEIKAEEIPRDELEVIIKDLEAEMREAARNLEFERAARLRDQIMSLKGSSSK is encoded by the coding sequence GTGATGAAATTTAAACTGGTATCAGATTACAGACCCCTCGGGGATCAGCCAAAGGCGATACGGTCCCTCGTTGAGGGTATAAACTCAGGGATGAGGGAGCAGACCCTCCTGGGGGTCACAGGGTCAGGTAAGACCTTCACCATCGCCAATGTCATCGAGGAGGTCCAGAAACCAACACTGGTCATATCCCACAACAAGACACTGGCTGCGCAGCTCTACGAGGAGTTCAGGGACTTCTTCCCTGATAATGCAGTGGAGTACTTCGTGAGCTACTATGACTTCTACCAGCCAGAGGCCTACATACCACAGACAGACACCTACATAGACAAGGAGGCCTCAATAAACGATGAGATAGACAGGATGAGGCACTCAGCAACCCAGGCGCTCCTATCCAGGGATGACGTTATAGTGGTATCCAGTGTATCCTGCATCTACGGCATAGGGGCCCCCGCAGATTACGGTGAGTTCACCCTCCACCTTGAGGTTGGCTCCACCATCGGGAGGGAGGAGATCCTCTCAAGCCTTGTAAGCATGCAGTACGAGAGGAACGACGTGGAATTCGACAGGGGCCAGTTCAGGGTCCGCGGCGACACCATAGAGATAAACCCCATCCACGGAACACCCCCCATCAGGATAGAACTGTTCGGGGACGAGGTGGACTCCATATCAACTGTCCACAGGGTAACAGGTAAGAGGCTGCAGAAACTGGACCGCATAACGGTATTCCCTGCCAAGCACTTCGTGATCCCTGAGGACAGACTCCAGAGGGCCATAGAGTCGATAGAGGAGGAACTTGAGGATCGGCTAAGGGAACTTAGGGCCCAGAATAAACTCCTTGAGGCCCAGCGCCTGGAGCAGAGGACGAGATTCGACATGGAGATGCTAAGGGAGATGGGCTACTGCCAGGGCATAGAGAACTACTCAATGCACCTCAGCGGCAGGAGGTGGGGTGAGAAACCCAACACCCTCCTCGACTACTTCCCCGATGACTTCCTGACGGTTATAGATGAATCACACGTGACCGTCCCCCAGATAAGGGGCATGTACAACGGTGACCGGGCAAGGAAGGAGACACTCGTTGAGTACGGCTTCAGACTCCCCAGTGCAAAGGAGAACCGGCCGCTGCGCTTCGATGAATTCCAGGAGAGCATAAACCAGGTGATCTATGTCTCTGCAACCCCGGGTAAATATGAGCTTTCAAGGAGCCAGAACATCGTTGAACAGATCATAAGGCCCACTGGCCTCGTGGACCCTGAGGTCAGGATCCGGCCGGTTAAGGGACAGGTTGACGACCTCCTCTCTGAGATAAGAAGGAGGGTTGACCTTGGCCAGAGGGTTCTCGTAACCACCCTCACCAAGAGGATGGCAGAGGACCTCACCGACTATTATTCACGGGTTGGTGTGAGGGTGAGGTACCTCCACTCTGAGATAGACACCCTTGAGCGTATTGAGATCATAGACGACCTCAGACGTGGCGAATTCGACTGCCTGGTGGGTGTGAACCTCCTCAGGGAGGGGCTGGACCTACCGGAGGTTTCACTGGTGGCTATCCTCGACGCCGACAGGGAGGGCTTCCTCAGATCAGAGACCTCCCTCATACAGACAATCGGTAGGGCCGCCAGGAACGTCAACGGCCAGGTTCTGATATACGCCGACAGACTCACAGATGCGGTGAAAGCAGCGGTTGAGACCACCAACAGGCGAAGAAAGCTCCAGATGGAGTACAACCGCAGGCACGGTATAAAGCCAAGGAGCACAAGAAGGACCCTCAGGGAGAAGAAGGAGAAAGAGGAGATTAAGGCTGAGGAGATACCCCGGGATGAACTTGAGGTCATAATAAAGGACCTTGAGGCCGAGATGCGTGAGGCCGCAAGGAACCTGGAATTCGAGAGGGCCGCGAGGCTCAGGGACCAGATAATGTCCCTCAAGGGGTCCTCATCAAAATAA
- the uvrC gene encoding excinuclease ABC subunit UvrC — MTRVRDAGKLPDRTGVYIFRDEKDRVLYVGKSVSIRKRVASYFREHENPRLRVMMRHLDSIEYILTENEKEALILESNLIKRYRPPYNVRLKDDKRYPFIKITDEEYPRVIITRTIGGDSARYYGPFTDTGSVRKTLKFIKSLFRIRSCRRMDGPCLNSQIDLCHAPCDGRISREDYLEIIERVDLFFQGRYREVIEDLEVEMHDASEKLEFERAAVIRDQIESIREVMERQYAAFTDSIDQDIVALETSGDNSVVVVLQIRDGKITGKDDFMLRGSADRREILESFIKQYYAIPRYIPSEILVQYPIGDEVIAEWLSELRGGEVRIHSPEGGSGRRLLNIAWKNASVILKQKGKVKDALLELKGELKLPSIPRRIEGLDISNIGGEHATGSVAVFLDGKPAPGMYRRYRIRTRGPDDYAMMRELVMRRYSSPETEKPDLVLIDGGKGQLSAALDALRSCGVDVPLVGIAKREEDIYLPGLSEPVEVSDGALQLLRHLRDEAHRFAVEYHRRIRDRKSLESELDSIRGVGPRRKRALLEHFGSVEGIGKASVEELATVKGMNRPVAERIYKHFRRGDNG, encoded by the coding sequence TTGACAAGGGTAAGGGATGCAGGGAAACTTCCAGACAGGACAGGTGTTTACATATTCCGTGATGAAAAAGATAGGGTCCTCTACGTTGGCAAATCGGTCTCAATAAGGAAGAGGGTCGCATCATACTTCCGGGAACATGAGAACCCCCGCCTCAGGGTCATGATGAGGCACCTTGACAGCATAGAGTACATCCTCACAGAGAATGAAAAGGAGGCCCTCATCCTTGAATCCAACCTAATAAAGAGGTACAGGCCCCCCTACAACGTCCGCCTCAAGGACGATAAGAGGTACCCATTCATAAAGATAACAGATGAGGAATACCCCCGTGTAATCATAACAAGGACCATCGGGGGTGACAGTGCAAGGTACTACGGGCCATTCACCGATACCGGGTCTGTGAGGAAGACCCTGAAGTTCATAAAGTCCCTATTCAGGATCAGAAGCTGCAGAAGGATGGATGGGCCCTGCCTCAACAGCCAGATAGACCTCTGCCATGCACCCTGCGATGGGAGGATAAGCAGGGAGGACTACCTTGAGATCATCGAAAGGGTGGACCTCTTCTTCCAAGGCCGATACCGGGAGGTTATTGAGGATCTTGAGGTGGAGATGCACGATGCCTCAGAAAAACTGGAGTTTGAGAGGGCCGCGGTTATCCGGGACCAGATTGAATCTATACGTGAGGTTATGGAGAGGCAGTACGCGGCCTTCACAGACTCCATTGACCAGGACATAGTGGCCCTGGAGACCAGCGGGGATAACTCCGTCGTTGTGGTTCTGCAGATCCGTGACGGTAAGATCACAGGTAAGGACGACTTTATGCTGAGGGGCTCTGCAGATAGGAGGGAGATCCTCGAGTCCTTCATCAAGCAGTACTATGCAATCCCCCGTTATATACCATCAGAGATCCTGGTGCAGTACCCGATAGGGGATGAGGTCATAGCAGAGTGGCTCTCTGAGCTCAGGGGTGGTGAGGTCAGGATACATTCACCAGAGGGGGGGTCAGGCAGGAGGCTCCTGAACATCGCCTGGAAGAACGCCTCCGTCATCCTCAAACAGAAGGGTAAGGTGAAGGATGCGCTCCTTGAACTCAAGGGTGAACTCAAGCTCCCCTCCATCCCCCGGCGGATTGAGGGCCTTGACATATCCAATATTGGTGGTGAACACGCAACCGGTTCAGTCGCCGTCTTCCTGGATGGTAAACCAGCCCCCGGAATGTACCGCCGCTACCGTATAAGGACCAGGGGACCGGATGACTATGCCATGATGCGGGAACTCGTCATGAGGAGGTACTCCAGTCCTGAAACTGAAAAACCGGACCTTGTGCTTATCGATGGGGGTAAGGGGCAGCTCTCAGCGGCACTGGATGCCCTCAGGTCATGTGGTGTGGATGTGCCTCTTGTTGGCATAGCAAAGAGGGAGGAGGATATATACCTCCCAGGGCTTTCAGAGCCAGTTGAGGTATCAGATGGCGCCCTTCAGCTTCTCAGACACCTACGTGACGAGGCCCACAGGTTTGCAGTTGAATATCACCGGAGGATCAGGGACAGAAAATCCCTTGAGTCAGAACTCGATAGTATAAGGGGTGTTGGTCCCAGAAGAAAGAGGGCCCTCCTGGAGCACTTTGGGAGTGTTGAGGGTATAGGGAAGGCCAGTGTGGAGGAACTTGCCACGGTAAAGGGTATGAACCGCCCGGTGGCAGAGAGGATATACAAACACTTCAGAAGGGGTGATAATGGCTGA